DNA sequence from the Vicia villosa cultivar HV-30 ecotype Madison, WI linkage group LG3, Vvil1.0, whole genome shotgun sequence genome:
gGGTGGAAAGAAAGGTTCCTGTCTAAAGCGGGTAAAGAGGTCCTAATTAAAGTCGTGGCACAAGCAATCCCGAGCTACATTATGAGTTGCTATAAGCTACCGGAAACGGTGTGTCACGAGATCGAGGCTATGATCGCTAAATTCTGGTGGGGGTCTAGAGAAGGGGAAAGGAAAGTGCACTGGATGAGTTGGGAGAAGATGGCGAGAGCGAAAGAAGCGGGAGGAATGGGTTTCCGTGGTATAAGTGCTTTTAACACGAGTTTACTAGGGAAACAATACTGGCGCATCCTGACAAATGGGGATTCTCTGCTGGGAAGGATCTTCAAGAGCCGCTACTTCCCGAGAGGGACCTTGGAAAACTGCACCGGTGGTTCCGCCATAAGCTATGCGTGGAGGAGTGTGATGAGTGCTAGAAGCGTTATCCAAAAAGGAACCCGCTGGAGGATCGGTACAGGGGAGAAAGTGTCAGTAGCAAGGGACCGTTGGATACCAGGCAATACAGGCTTTAAAATTTGTGGCCCGGTTCGTGCTTCGGATGACAACCTTATGGTGAGTGATTTAGTGGATAGTGATCTTGGCAGTTGGCAGAAGGAAAAAATATTTGCCTTGTTCAATGAGGAGGATGCAAAACAAATCATTAGCATTCCCCTTTCCACTAGTGGACTGGAAGATAAAATCATCTGGCACTTCGAGAAAGACGGAGAGTACTCGGTAAGGTCAGCTTATCACTTGTGTATGCAGGAGAAGGCGGATAAACTTCCTGGACCGTCAAGCCCCCCCGATACGAAACTTTGGAAGGCAATTTGGAAAGCTCCGGTGGCTCCTAGAATCCGCAACTTCATATGGAGAGCAGCAAAAAATATTCTTCCATCCAAGGACAATCTTCTAAAGAAGGGAATTCAAATGGATGGCTATTGTTCCTTCTGTCACTCTCAAATAGAATCGGTGCAACACCTCCTTCTCCAATGTGTCTTCTCTGTACAATGTTACTTTGCCTCTATTCTCAGCTGTAGGGTGCCGAATAACACACATTTTCTAGACTGGCTGGAGAGTACTCTATCGTGTGGTGATGAGTTTAGTGTCCAATTGCTTTGCACTCTTATGCACAAAATTTGGATGGCAAGAAACTGTCTTCTGTACCAGAATAAGGCTTCTGATCCAATCAAGGTGGCGGCGGAAGCTCTTGATAGCGTGTTGGAATTCAATAAATGGAACCCGGTTTTGTGTGCTAAGAGGAAACTAACTTCCCAGGAGGAGCATATGCCTCAAGATGTTCATGTTTTACAGGTTGATGCCGGATCTTTTCCCACCGGTTTCGTGGCGTTTGGTTGTGTGATAAAAGATCCGAATGGCACTGGTATACTGGCAGCGTGTAAAAAGGATATGCTAAGCATTGATCCTTTGGTGGCTGAAATTCTGGGTATTCGTTGGAGCTTGCAGCTTGCTAAGTCGCTCAATCTGGAGCGTATTCTGATACAATCTGATTGCCTCAATGCTGTTGACTGTATTAATTCAGTAGTACATTTTGCTGTTTTGGAACCAATTGCCATAGACTGTAGGAGTTTGTTAGGTTCCTTTGCTGTAGCTTCTGTCATGTTTATCAAAAGGTCTTGTAATGTTGAGGCTCATAGCCTTGTAGGGATTGGTAACTCCTTAGGCTCTAGAACATGGCTTGGAGGAGTTCCCTCTCTTGATTGTATCGCTTCAAGGCCGCTGGCCTTTTCTTTCTAATGAAATTCATGCTTTcatatcaaaaaaaaatataattttaaacaatttaaattataCAATTgaactttatttaatttaaatataaattatttagcaTTATGAAGATTAATAATAATCATTTTAACAATCCTTCATTAATTCCAAAATTTTAATcatgtcattttaaatttttctCGTTCAAATTCCATTCGTAAACAAAACTACCATGAAATGGTCTGGGCAATATTTTCCCTAAATCGACTAACCTCCGATCCGGTTAGAGTTACATCATCACATGATCTAACATAATTTATCCATGTTACTTAGACCAAACATCAAACAGAAAGTTTAGGACTAAAAACATAATTTGACCGAAAGCAAATACAATTTGCCAATAAGGTTTTTCATCAATTTTATACCTGCTACGAGAAAATTAGGACAATGTCTGAGTACAAagttttaaaagagaaaaaaaggcaGAATTAACCCGAAATACTATATGATATAGGATTATTATATCTTTATATTCAATGAACCTTTTTTTTATCTATGTGCTTCCAACATTTCATATAAGCTTCACAATGATCATCACCCTACAATAGCCTTTCAAGAGCCAAGTTTTCATCACCACCAACGGCTTCCAAAATACTCCTTACTTGAGCTTCAGGAAATCCCATTTCAACCAGTTTCTGTACCTGAAACAAAATTGAATAGAAATTGCACTATGAAACTTCTTCAAACAAATATCATCATAATTAATACATTACCAATGGAAAGAATATCATTCCTATAAAGTagcttaaattttatattttcatgCTTACCAAATAAAAAGCACAACATCAATGTTCTTAAACTGGTTATGCATATTATCAATAACAATTATGGTATAAAAATAGCAGTGTAATACAATAATAGTATTAACTAGAGCATTATCATATTTTCTTCACTAAAGTGTTGAACCAAATTTCACAAatatattctttctttcttttttcaaaatcaCTTTTTTCATCAACTACATTTAAGGAGTAGTTCACATGGCACACTACCTACACAAGGGCTACATGTTACCTACATGACAAAAGAAAAGAAGTTGGCATATTCAAAGATTAATTCATTTAAACAGAGTTTCAATAACCAAAGTAATATACAATTTACTACTTTAAgggaataaaacataaaatatgtCCACTTTTAAAAAGGCCACGGCAGGTAAGATCAATTAAAATATACTTAGTGTATGTTTAGATGCCCATCTACTTGAACAAAATCACGTTGAAAAACCACATCAACTCAAAAGCTCCAAATAGTAGCTTCGTGATTTTCTTGTTTTATTGCATTGGGATGTGGTTTTTTAACGTGATTTGGTTTTTTAACGTGAAACCACACACATACTTAATGATGTGCTTCCAAATTCCAAAAAATAAATGCACCAAGTTTGTTACCTTATCTTCAACTCCACGGGATGACGTCTTAGCAAAACTTTCAGTCCAGTAGCGAGCAGTATTGACAAATGTCTGATAGTCTTTGAGGTACTGCATTGCCCATAGATAAACAATGGTTTATATAGAATGACATAACTGACTCAAGAAAAATATGCAATACCAATAGAAGTTGATATAGTAGAAACTTAGACAAGCATAAAAGTATTCAATATATTGTGCTTTGTTAGTTCCACACGCAAAACCTACGAGAAGAAGCAAAGAGTAAAGATAGAACTACACAAGAATGAATCAGACCTGCTGTGCCACAACAGCATCTTGAGGATCATCAGGCTGAGGAGCAGAAAGAAGTGCTTGCACAGAAAGTAGTGCAGTCTTCAGAGTCAGTGCTGGGCTCCACTGATCTTTCAAGATGTCCAGGCAAATAGCCCCACTTTGGCTGCTGATGTTTGGGTGCCTTCAATGGTTATATGCATCGCAAAGTTAATAAACCAAACATATATTAATTCAACACTAATGCATTAAGTGTCATGTTTTCAGTGCATAAGTAAATTGCTCATATTATAAATCCTAAGATTGAAAATACATTCAACACGACGAGGCAATTGAAACAAGCACGACGAGGCAATTGAAACAAGCACGAGAAGCATAACTGCCAGATTGGTAATCAGGGAGAGATGGTGAAAGGCAAAGATTAACAAAAGATGACATACAAAACTCATCATATCAATATTTTGAGGCCAAATACCACACTACACAACTACATTATATTAAAAGGACCAGCATATTAAGCTTCTTTAATAGGTTTAGAGCTTACATTGGCATCAATATTCAATAATTAATACAAGACAGATTGAAACCTTAGCATAAAATATTAGAACAAATTCTATATCCTAGTGCGATTTGGGAAGCTAGGAATGGTGTAATCTTCAAAAATCATCTTATTCCTTTCAACTCAATTTGCTCCAAATTTTTGGCACAGGTTAAGCTTACTAGCGGTAAACCTACTCTAACTTCTAGAGCCTCTATTGAGGACTTTGTTCTTCTTAAGGCTTTCAACACATCAATCCATCCTCCCAAGGCCCCTTCAATCAAAGAAGTGATTTGGAGTCCTCCCTTGCTTAGGTTGGATCAAGTGCAATGTTGATGGAACTTActcttttaataattcttctgCAGGGTGTGGAGGTATTTTCAGGGATCATAATGGTTCTTTCATTTTTGCTTTTGCTGAACATTTATTGTGGGATAACTCTCTTTTAACTGAATTTGGTGGTGTCATGAGATCTATCGAGATAGCTAGAGATAAAGTTTGGTTGAGGCTTTAGGTGGAATCAGCCTCTTCTTTAGTTGTCAAGGCTTTTGCTAATACCAACTTTGTTTTAGTGTCTTGGCTATTAAGGAATAGATGAAATTCTAGCATCATAATGATTGCTAACATGACTTTTATCATTTCACACATATTTAGAGAAGGAAATAGTTGTGcggatttttttttttgccaaCATAGGCTGCACATCCAATTCTTTAGTTTAGATTTCATTCCTTTGAATATAAGGGACGACTATGTAAAGAATAGGCTAGGTTTGCCTTTTTTTTAGATTCAAGTCTTATCGAGTGGGTTTTGGCCTAATCCACCACTCTTTTTTGTGTATCAATCTTTTTTATTGGAATATACAAgtctttatcaaaaaaaaaaagatggtcTTAGAAGAGCTTATCTTCAACCAAATCCAAAATTGTATCATGGGATTACACTATAGATTTCCAGGAAAATAACAGCATGTCAAGTAACAAAAAGCAATAGTTTTAAACACTAACAAATTAGAACAGtgtgtttggtttgcttgtaTATTTCCATCTAGTTTCATGTTTTCAAGAATTTCTAAAGGAAATGTTGACATTCATATGTAAAATCTTGAAAATAGTAAACAAAGTAGCATTTTTATGGTTATGAGTAAAAACATTTcaactaaaaaagaaaataaagaataaaccaCAGTAGACATCAATGAAATACAAAGATCCCAATAGATCAGCATTATTAAGGAGAATCCATAGGGTGCAGCGGCAGATTTTAGCAGGCCGCCAATTCACTTAATTGAACAAATAACACTGCCTGTCACATACTCCACAGTCATACTCAACTACAAACGAAAAAGCAAGAATAAACCGCAGTAGACATCAATGAAATACAAAGATTTCAATAGATCAAAATCATTTAGGAGATTTAATAGGGTGCAGCAAGCGGCAGATTTTATCAGGCCGCCAATCCACTAAATTGAACATATAACACTGCACATCACATACTCCACAGTCACTCAACTAAAACAGAAAACGCAGAAACCATCAATGAAATACAAAGATTTCCCAACCAACAACCAAGTCTTAATTCCGGTAAGTGAGGTCGGTTACATGAATCAACTTTCTCCATAATGTTCTATCTAGGACCATTCATCTATCCAAATCGATAATCTCGAGGTCTTTCATAATAACTTCTTAGTTTTTTTAGGTCTTACTTTACCTCTAGTTTTTTGACTTctctccatctgatctactctccttaccaCAAAATCTACATGTccaaaccacctaagtctattttccaccatctttcCCACTATAGGTGCTACCCCAACACTctctctaatattgtcatttctaATCTCACCACACACTCAACCCAACATCCTCATCTCTGCTACACTTACGTTATTCTCGTGTTGATACTTAACCACCAAACATTCATTCACGTACAACATCGCAGGCTTTACCGTAGTCCGATAAAAATATGCATCATTAAGGAGAGAGAACTGAATTGCACACAAAACACTGTCTGTCACTGTATCACATACTCCACAGTCATACTCATGTAAAACTTAACCACTATGTTCAGTAATCCAACAAAATTTATTTatcacaaaagagagagagagaacagaAACAACATATCCCATACCAGACTTTGGTTGTAAACTTCATCTTAGGAGGTTCAAACGGGTATCCATCTGCAACAAAAGTAACAAATTAATGAATTGAAAACCCTAGCTAATTCTAATTGAAAAAGAATAAttagggacaaacaaaaagaaaccgaatgcgaATAGTTAATTACCAGGTATTGTGATTTCAATCTGAAAAACACCCCCTTCGTAAGGCGTTCCGGTAGGGCCAGGAATGGTTCCGATCAAGTTAACGAGGTTATCGCTTTTCGGACTAACCTGAATTCCCGATCCCGCAGCGTCTTTACGGCATTCGACAAGCTCCTTCTGAACGCGAGAAAAGTCTATCATCTTGAATCTGaaagaatgaaagaaaaaaaaccctaaaactcaGAACGCGTGAGAGAGAGTTAACAAAAAATGTGAAGGATTGGGATTATAAAGAAATgaagagaaggagaagaagaaacggTTTTGGGACCTTGGTTGGGTGCGGCACAGAAGAAGCTAAGAATAAAGCGCGTTTGTTGCTTTTCACTTTTTACTTGCTCGTGATAAtattactagaactatagtagtAGTAGTGAGTGGTtacagtttttttttattatttatttatttatttatagaaaactACACTTCGTTAGTTATTTTTATTGGAAATTTAGTATTGATTTTTGAAGACACGTTGGAATCTAACTAATAGTGACGTCTATGGTAGAGTagtaactagtcagagacccgtgcttccgcacgggtgatttttttcctggtgtagtatttttgtaatgatatgaataatataaataaaaggaattataagcaatatgcataattaaaaggaattgttttatttgaatagagttagagttttattaattgctctgttatactcccaattctttgaaaacctaatatccataggaatcgttttgaaatttgaaaataaatactttagttttcaaataaaagtcattattgtttaaaataaaataggcattgtattgaaattggcccttaagattaaacattattatcttattcatgtgctaattttgtgtgtaataaagaaccatataaaaaaggacatgtgagttggagaaaaaaaataaaattttaacaaatgcaaatgtaaaatttttaatataaatgaaaaatatgaaataatttacttaattgtaaatttaacaatagttatatagaaaacaatgatccacaaaaaaatgtttaagataggttaagaacacaatagcaaaattgggtcaggtaatttaataattgacggtccaacaacaattaaaagaaaatgatatagatcactatggtttaattataaatgaaaaatgatcatataaattcaattatattaaataatcatttatATACTATAAGatttagataataaaaatgaaatattaacatttaaaaataaaaattatctctcaattaatagtaattgttgattaaaataaaatagctactatgttgataatgacccgtgaaataaaaaaataatttgatgcgatataaaatatatttaaaaacaaatgtaaaataaacaataatcatggaaatttaattgtattaaataatgataaaaaatcgtgagatggagaaaaaaataaaaataaagatattatctctcaaataaagacaatgattgattaaaataaaatagacattatgttgatagtgacccgtggaataataaataaataaataaataaataaataaataaatagagaaaaaaattaaaatgaaagtaagaaagtgtgaaaaaatgtgagagaaatttgaaattttaattaagatagagaaaatgtgtaatgatcgattaaaaaaaattaaatattgagttgataatgacccgtgaaataattaaatatttttgggaataataattaaatgatcgattattaatattttttgcgataatagataaatgttgaaaaattaaaatgaaagtatggaaaaatgaaatgggaaagaaaattgaaatttttagtaagattaaaatttaaaaatagattattaatattttttgtgataataaataaattaagaaaaattaaaatgaaagtaagaaagtgtgggaaaatgaaatgtaaaagaaatttaaatatgacttccatcacccatggcttacatgtgatgtcatcattcatgcaataaagttgtaggaaaaatgttatttaattcggaccaatgaaaagctaaTACTTGGGacatccattcaataaagttgaaagagtgaatacttaatttgttagttacaaaaatgaccttttattagtgcaaataaattttggtgaaagggtaatttaggcaatttggtcaatctattattaatgaatagatagtagatTAAATAATTGAGTCCGGACCATGATAAAGAGTGATTGGATTAACTAGTGTCGGATCTCAGAGCAGCAGGATGAAATAGGATAGAATGAAGTGGAACGGAacgaaataaaatagatattttattttattgtttgtgtTTTCTATAACTTGATGGGAtgtaataaaacaaattagttcaTTATATTACATATATCTATAAAGGGTTGAAATGAAAATTGACTCGAAGGTTATAATACTGAAGACATTGATGGAGATTGGAGTAAGATTTGGAAAGCATCGATTATGAAGAGATGCAAAACTTTTATGTGGTTGCTTAAGCATAactgactgcttactaatctcagCAAGAATAACAAAGGATTGGGAAGCGTGGGGTGCAATTTGTGTGGAGCTGCTTGTGAGTCCAGCCTGCATGCGCAGCGAGATTGCCATGCATGCGTGAAAGTTTGGCAAAGCTTAGTCCCTAGTGAGCTAATGTTGGAGTTTTTTTTGGCAGACTTGGCAAAGTGGATAAGTTTGAATCTTAACTACATGAACAATAGTAATAAAGACTGGAGAAATACTTGGATTGTTGCTTGCAATGCTTTATGGACGTGGCGAAATCAGGAAGAGCACGATGATAATTATGCGCGACCTATTGGTCCTATCAACCATATTCTTAGAAGGTGTGATGAATACCTTCGGGCCATGAATTTGTACAAAAACATTAAAGAAGAGGGAAGTGGAAACAAGTTTGTGGGGTGGAAGTCGCCAACAAGCGGAATGATCAAACTCAATATCGATGGTGCAAGTAGGAGCGATAGTATTGCAGGTTGTGGAGGTGTAATTAGAGATGAAATGGGGAAGTGGATAGGAGGTTTCTCAAAGAATGTTGGTAGTAGTAGTGCAATTCTGGCAGAAATGTGGGGAGTGTATGAAGGTGTTAAACTCATAAATCGGTTGGGTTATAAGAAAGTGGAGATCAATATTGACTCCACGGAAGTAGTGGAAGCGCTAGAGCAAGGCGTTGTGGGTCATGTGGAGTGCGTTGCTATTCTTAGGCAGATTCTGCAGCAGTTAAAAATTCTGGAGACGGTTATTATATCGCATATTTATAGGAGTGTTAATGCGTCGCGGATTACTTGACAAAGCATGGATGCATTGACAAGAGATATATTTATTTCGACAGGGCTCCTGATTTCCTTGTTGATTCATTAGATCTTAATGCTACTGGGATTGTCGTTCCTGTTGTAGCTAAGTAGTTGTTATTTTCTTTCGGGCTTTAAGCCCTTttcattatcaaaaaaaaaaattgaaagattgTATGGCATATGATGAAATGAACTTCATCATGTTCCATTCCACTCCATCAATTATATACAAATTCAAACAATGGAATATTGCTCTAAAGTTTATTAgatactattaaaaataattatttttaattttgatgatttgTCAATTTGCGTGTATATGCATTATTTGATTTATCGCATGTTTGTTTGCTTTGAAGTTTATTTGCATTGTATGAATTTATTTGCATTATTGTTGTAATTCATTTTGAATCATTTGTATTTGTTCGCTTTGGCTATAATTAGTATTCGTACCTTTAAGAACCTCTTCATTCATTGTTTTATTTCTTGTATCCATGAAATTGGTTTTGTATCAAAAATATATTAAGTATTACTTGAGTCACAAGTTATAATGTTTGAATCAAGGTTGTAAGGATGCGTGATTCGAATCATGCATAGTGTGACTCAAATCATGAAGCCTTGTGAAAATTGGGAATTGGCTTTGTCTAATTTGAGTCAAAACATAGAATAGTGTGATCCGAATCATAACTCTAATTTACGCTAATCATGAGATACACATGACTCGAATCATGTCTCCTTTCCTTTCTTTCCAACCTTTGATTCAAGTTGTTGTTTCATTGATTCAAATCCTTACTTTATGATTTAATAAAAACCTTTTGTCTGTGATGTTTTTAAAGTGCGAGTCTAACCTCTAGCAACTTAATTCATCTATCTCTTTTGTTTTTGTCTATAAGTGTGAGCATGTtaccaagagagagagagagagagagaatcttATAATAAATGAGGAAACACAATCTCTTGAAACATATAGATCCACAAGATCAGAATCACTTGGAAACATGTCCAAAATCTTGAGAATGACAACCAACAGGAATTTTGAGTCGACGAGGATGTTAATCGACTGCCACAAAGAGTTTCAAGACTTAGCGAATTCTTCAAAAATTGAGTGTCAAGCAGAGATGATGTCGACGACACGTTTCACAGTTATCATCAAGATTTTATTGGGAAGTTTGAAACAATTATTATAATGTGGGTGGTAAACAAGCAGGAGATCGCGGGTGACACTTGTATGTGCTAGTGGAAGCTTGAAGGTTAAACGTGGCATAAAACTCAACAGTCTCCTAGTGTTTAGAACTGTCATCGACAGTTCTAAACATATAATAAATAGCAGACTCATACATTATAACAAGGATTGCAAAATTTCATACATTCTCTCCATACAACTGAAGTACATGTGTCTAAGGGTGTACACGGGTAGGGTAAACCCAATGAAACTCATCCAAACCGATCCAAAAAAAAGGGTTGAGTCGGGTTATTGGGTGAATAcggtttttaaaaatgaaaaatcattcaaaataatTCGGTTATGGGTAAATCTACACCAACCCACAAAACCCATGGGTTATTGAGTGACTATGTTTTGTAACTTGATAAGTGATAACTTTGATGTCTTTAATCTTGATTGCTTCAATTACAACCTTTTGAATATCTTTTATTTTGTAAGTAATGGTTTTAACTTATTTATGATGTTgcattttgattattttgatgttaATTCTTGTAAGTCGCAAGTATTTTATAAAATTCTAGGCATTACTGTAATGTGACTTTGGTTTTTGCAAATATATTTATGATGAATATTATCGTGCATTTAGACAATTGATGTAAAAAATTGCGGTAAaaagttaaattatttattaagaaaaaaatttgacatgtcatttataattatataaggaagaaaaaaagaaaaaatgggtAACCCACAACCCAACCAAATCCAACTCACAAATTTGTAGTTTTACCCCAACTGATCCAATAATACCGTGGGTGGTTATTTTATCTCACTCAAACTGGTGTACCATATATGTGTTGGGTTATGGTTTTGACTAAATTTAACTCACccgacccatgaacacccctacccGAGTCAAAGAGCGAAACAGTTTGCGAGAAATATGTATGTGTCTGCATCCACTATTTTCATTGTTATCTTGTTTCATTAAACGAAGCATTTACTTTTTATGTTTTAGACTTCACCTTAATTTAATGTAATTTAGTGCATTTTATCTCCTTATTATTTATCAAAATGTGTCTTCATTTAAACTCTATTTTTGCGTCGTCTTCGTACAAACTCTCACAACCAAATCACACGCActtgttttcataaaaa
Encoded proteins:
- the LOC131661006 gene encoding ubiquitin-conjugating enzyme E2 27-like — its product is MIDFSRVQKELVECRKDAAGSGIQVSPKSDNLVNLIGTIPGPTGTPYEGGVFQIEITIPDGYPFEPPKMKFTTKVWHPNISSQSGAICLDILKDQWSPALTLKTALLSVQALLSAPQPDDPQDAVVAQQYLKDYQTFVNTARYWTESFAKTSSRGVEDKVQKLVEMGFPEAQVRSILEAVGGDENLALERLL